In Alphaproteobacteria bacterium, the following proteins share a genomic window:
- a CDS encoding dihydroorotase — protein sequence MPNFDLLIRQGTLVTPSGVGQGDVGIRGGRIAAIGELDPAEAGETIEALGLHVLPGVIDTQVHFREPGAEHKEDLEHGLKGAALGGVTAVFEMPNTSPLTTDAERLADKIARAGARAACDFAFYVGATPDNVGQLAALERRPGCCGVKVFMGSSTGDLLIEDDDTLRAVLASGSRRVAVHAEDESRLRERRAIAEESGDVAAHAEWRDAETAFRATRRLLELSRETGRRVHALHITTAAEMELLAAAKDLVSVEVTPQHLTLSAPECFQRLGSRAQMNPPIREAAEQAALWRAVADGTVDIVGSDHAPHTLEEKAKPYPQSPSGMPGVQTLLPVLLDHVNAGRLSLQRLVDLVSAGPARLFGIIGRGRLAVGYEGSLTLVDMGARREIEESWIASRCGWTPFAGMTVQGWPRATLIRGQVVMQDDELLGLPAGQALRFFEGDAA from the coding sequence ATGCCGAATTTCGACCTTCTCATCCGCCAGGGCACGCTGGTCACCCCGTCCGGGGTGGGGCAGGGCGACGTCGGCATTCGTGGAGGCCGCATCGCGGCCATCGGCGAGCTCGACCCGGCCGAGGCCGGCGAGACAATCGAGGCGCTGGGGCTGCACGTGCTGCCCGGTGTCATCGACACCCAGGTGCATTTCCGCGAGCCCGGCGCCGAGCACAAGGAAGACCTCGAACACGGCCTGAAGGGCGCCGCGCTGGGCGGCGTCACGGCGGTTTTCGAGATGCCCAACACCTCGCCCCTGACCACCGACGCCGAACGCCTGGCTGACAAGATCGCCCGCGCCGGAGCCCGTGCGGCCTGCGATTTTGCTTTCTACGTCGGCGCCACGCCCGACAACGTGGGCCAGCTGGCCGCCCTCGAACGGCGGCCCGGATGCTGCGGCGTCAAGGTTTTCATGGGATCCTCGACCGGCGATCTGCTGATCGAGGACGACGACACCTTGCGGGCGGTGCTGGCCAGCGGCAGCCGCCGCGTCGCCGTCCATGCGGAGGACGAAAGCCGGCTGCGTGAACGCCGCGCCATTGCCGAGGAGAGCGGTGATGTAGCGGCCCACGCCGAATGGCGTGACGCCGAGACCGCCTTCCGTGCCACCCGGCGGTTGCTGGAGCTGAGCCGGGAAACCGGCCGCCGGGTACATGCCCTGCATATCACCACCGCGGCCGAGATGGAGCTGCTGGCCGCCGCCAAGGACCTGGTCAGCGTCGAGGTGACGCCCCAGCACCTGACGCTCTCGGCGCCGGAATGTTTCCAGCGCCTGGGCAGCCGGGCCCAGATGAACCCACCGATCCGCGAGGCAGCCGAACAGGCGGCGTTGTGGCGGGCTGTGGCCGACGGCACCGTCGACATCGTCGGCTCCGACCACGCGCCGCACACGCTGGAGGAAAAGGCCAAGCCTTATCCCCAAAGCCCGTCGGGCATGCCCGGCGTGCAGACGCTCTTGCCTGTGCTGCTCGACCACGTCAATGCCGGCCGCCTCAGCCTGCAGCGCCTGGTCGACCTGGTCTCGGCCGGCCCGGCCCGGCTTTTCGGCATCATCGGCCGGGGCCGCCTGGCGGTGGGTTATGAGGGCAGCCTGACGCTGGTCGACATGGGGGCGCGGCGCGAGATCGAGGAGAGCTGGATCGCCAGCCGCTGCGGCTGGACGCCCTTTGCCGGCATGACGGTCCAGGGCTGGCCCCGGGCCACGCTGATCCGCGGCCAGGTGGTGATGCAGGACGATGAGCTTTTGGGCCTGCCGGCCGGCCAGGCGCTCAGGTTTTTCGAGGGCGATGCGGCGTAG
- a CDS encoding acyl-CoA dehydrogenase family protein, with product MEPYTSPWRNEELDILRDAVTTMFEREFVPHDERWQKQGYIDREAWRTAGAAGMLCASIPEEYGGGGASFAHEIVLVEAQTMTGAALGNSVHSGIAAHYIYRYGSEEQRQRWLPGMASGDLVCAIAMTEPGTGSDLQGVRTTALADGNEYLINGSKTFITNGFHADLVIVVAKTDKTEGAKGVSLVVVETKDAEGYRCGRVLEKIGLKAQDTAELFFDDVRVPAGNLLGGEEGQGFYQLMQQLPQERLLVASRAVASMERAIEVTSDYVKQRKAFGKTLLEFQNTRFKLAECKTKAHVARVFFDDLLMRHLAGNLDVATAAMAKWWTTETQCEIIDECLQLHGGYGYMLEYPIARMYADARVQKIYGGSNEIMKELVARAI from the coding sequence ATGGAACCCTACACCTCGCCCTGGCGCAACGAAGAGCTCGACATCCTGCGCGACGCCGTCACCACCATGTTCGAGCGCGAATTCGTGCCGCACGACGAGCGCTGGCAAAAGCAGGGCTACATCGACCGCGAAGCCTGGCGCACGGCCGGCGCGGCCGGCATGTTGTGCGCCAGCATTCCCGAGGAATACGGCGGCGGCGGGGCCAGCTTCGCCCACGAGATCGTGCTTGTCGAAGCCCAGACCATGACTGGTGCGGCGCTGGGGAATTCCGTCCACAGCGGCATCGCGGCGCACTACATCTATCGCTACGGCAGCGAGGAGCAGCGCCAGCGCTGGCTGCCAGGGATGGCCTCGGGCGATCTCGTCTGCGCCATCGCCATGACCGAGCCGGGCACCGGGTCCGACCTCCAGGGCGTGCGCACCACGGCGCTCGCGGACGGCAACGAATACCTCATCAACGGCTCCAAGACCTTCATCACCAACGGCTTCCATGCCGATCTGGTCATCGTTGTGGCCAAGACCGACAAGACCGAGGGCGCCAAGGGAGTCTCGCTGGTGGTGGTCGAGACCAAAGACGCCGAGGGCTATCGCTGCGGCCGGGTGCTGGAGAAGATCGGCCTCAAGGCCCAGGACACGGCGGAACTTTTCTTCGACGACGTGCGCGTGCCGGCCGGCAACCTGCTGGGTGGCGAGGAGGGGCAGGGGTTCTATCAATTGATGCAACAGTTGCCCCAGGAGCGCCTCTTGGTGGCCTCGCGGGCGGTCGCCTCAATGGAACGCGCGATCGAGGTGACGTCCGACTACGTCAAGCAGCGCAAGGCCTTCGGCAAGACGCTGTTGGAGTTCCAGAACACCCGCTTCAAGCTGGCCGAGTGCAAGACCAAGGCCCACGTCGCCCGGGTTTTCTTCGACGACTTGCTGATGCGTCACCTGGCCGGAAACCTCGACGTGGCCACCGCCGCCATGGCCAAATGGTGGACCACAGAGACCCAGTGCGAGATAATCGACGAGTGCTTGCAGCTCCACGGCGGCTACGGCTACATGCTGGAATACCCCATCGCCCGCATGTACGCCGACGCCCGGGTGCAGAAGATCTACGGCGGCTCCAACGAGATCATGAAGGAACTCGTGGCCCGCGCGATCTAA